One stretch of Ipomoea triloba cultivar NCNSP0323 chromosome 8, ASM357664v1 DNA includes these proteins:
- the LOC116026852 gene encoding bidirectional sugar transporter SWEET4-like, whose protein sequence is MLSMDTTRTLIGIIGNVTALVLYLSPFPTIVKIWKKKSVQQYSAATYLATFLNCGIWVLYGLPTVHPNSFLVMTTSAAGIAIEIVFLFVFLFCSDKKKRFRVGLIVLAEVAFMAALSICVITLAHTWKLRSAIVGSIAVVSSVLMYGSPLAIMKLVITTKSVEYMPLSVSLCSFANSLCWIGYAFIQFDPYILAPNGMGALSGLVQLVLYIKYYKSNKIVEEKQVDMEVGMTKNELSTNTKKPSSEG, encoded by the exons ATGCTTTCAATGGACACTACTCGTACACTTATTGGCATAATAG GGAATGTTACAGCTCTGGTCTTGTACTTGTCACCTTT ccCCACAATTGTGAAGATATGGAAGAAAAAATCAGTGCAGCAATACTCTGCAGCAACCTACCTGGCCACATTCCTCAACTGCGGCATTTGGGTGTTGTACGGACTCCCCACCGTGCACCCCAACAGCTTCCTCGTGATGACCACCAGTGCCGCCGGCATAGCCATTGAGATTGTTTTCTTATTTGTGTTCCTCTTCTGCTCCGACAAAAAGAAGAGATTTAGAGTAGGCCTCATCGTCCTTGCCGAGGTTGCTTTCATGGCGGCTCTTTCTATTTGTGTCATCACCCTTGCCCATACTTGGAAGCTTCGATCTGCCATTGTTGGTAGCATTGCAGTGGTGAGCAGCGTTCTGATGTATGGTTCTCCCTTGGCAATCATG AAATTGGTGATCACCACAAAGAGTGTGGAATACATGCCGCTTTCCGTTTCACTCTGCTCCTTTGCGAATAGTCTTTGCTGGATTGGCTATGCCTTTATTCAATTTGACCCCTACATATTG GCACCAAATGGTATGGGAGCTTTATCTGGATTGGTTCAATTAGTGTTGTACATAAAATACTACAAAtccaacaaaattgttgaagaGAAGCAGGTCGATATGGAAGTGGGCATGACCAAGAATGAGTTGTCTACCAACACCAAGAAACCCAGCAGTGAGGGTTGA
- the LOC116026699 gene encoding mitochondrial pyruvate carrier 1-like, with amino-acid sequence MASFRAFLNSPVGPKTTHFWGPVANWGFVVAGLVDTQKPPEMISGNMTSAMCIYSALFMRFAWMVQPRNYLLLGCHASNECVQLYQLSRWAKGQGYLQQKQDKTQ; translated from the exons ATGGCTTCCTTTAGAGCATTTCTGAACAGTCCTGTTGGCCCTAAAACAACTCATTTCTGGGGTCCTGTTGCCAACTGGGGATTTGTTGTAGCT GGATTAGTAGACACACAGAAGCCCCCTGAGATGATATCTGGAAACATGACGTCAG CAATGTGTATATATTCTGCATTGTTCATGAGGTTTGCATGGATGGTACAACCTCGAAACTATTTACTTTTGGGATGCCATGCATCAAATGAGTGTGTGCAGCTCTATCAACTTTCTCGTTGGGCAAAGGGCCAAGG GTACTTGCAGCAGAAGCAGGACAAAACCCAGTGA